A region from the Achromobacter seleniivolatilans genome encodes:
- a CDS encoding C4-dicarboxylate transporter DctA: MRRFAKSLFGQVVFALALGVILGLAVPDMAAKLKPLGDGFIKLIKMIIPVLVFCVVVHGIAGAGDLKRVGKVGVKALIYFEVLTTLALALGLLVAMVFKPGAGMNIDISTLDASAMSAYVSNADKLTSGGTVEFLMKLIPTTVVNPFATGDILQVLLFAVLFGCALSQLGDHGKPVVRLIDATSQVMFKIMGLIIRLAPLGVLGAVAFTVGQYGISSLKQLGMLVLVFYGSVAVFVFGVLAVVMRMCGFSLFKLLRYLREELAVVFATTSSDSVLPQIIAKLRHLGIRDSTVGLVIPTGYSFNLDAFSIYITLAAVFIAQATNTPISTVDLLSILAVALITSKGAHGVPGSAIVILAATLQAIPAIPAIGLVLVLSVDWFMGIARALGNLVGNCVATVAVGAWNGDIDREQAHAVLNGDRPANLVPPAPEPEADEVMATPGYQGRA, translated from the coding sequence ATGCGCCGCTTTGCTAAATCGTTATTTGGCCAGGTCGTTTTCGCCCTGGCATTGGGAGTGATACTGGGATTGGCGGTGCCAGACATGGCGGCCAAGCTCAAACCGTTGGGCGATGGCTTCATCAAGCTGATTAAGATGATCATCCCCGTGCTGGTGTTCTGCGTCGTGGTCCACGGTATTGCGGGCGCTGGTGACCTCAAACGGGTCGGCAAAGTTGGCGTCAAAGCGCTGATCTACTTCGAAGTCTTGACCACGCTGGCGCTTGCGCTTGGCCTGCTGGTGGCGATGGTGTTCAAACCCGGCGCCGGCATGAACATCGACATCAGCACCCTGGACGCGTCCGCGATGAGCGCCTACGTGTCCAACGCCGACAAGCTCACCAGCGGCGGTACGGTTGAGTTTCTGATGAAGCTGATCCCAACCACCGTCGTCAATCCCTTTGCCACCGGCGATATCTTGCAGGTGCTGCTATTTGCGGTGCTGTTCGGTTGCGCGCTGTCGCAGTTGGGAGACCACGGCAAACCGGTAGTACGCCTGATCGACGCCACATCCCAAGTCATGTTCAAGATCATGGGCCTGATTATTCGTCTGGCTCCGTTGGGCGTGCTGGGCGCGGTGGCGTTCACGGTGGGACAGTACGGCATCAGCTCGCTGAAACAACTGGGCATGCTGGTGCTCGTGTTTTACGGCTCGGTCGCGGTATTCGTATTTGGCGTGCTGGCAGTAGTGATGCGGATGTGCGGCTTCAGCCTGTTCAAACTGCTGCGCTACCTGCGCGAAGAATTGGCAGTCGTCTTTGCCACCACATCGTCCGACAGCGTGCTGCCGCAGATCATCGCCAAGCTGCGCCACCTGGGTATCCGTGACTCCACTGTCGGTCTGGTGATCCCGACGGGTTACTCCTTCAACCTGGACGCCTTTTCCATCTACATCACGCTGGCAGCTGTCTTCATCGCACAGGCGACCAACACGCCGATATCCACGGTGGACTTGCTCAGCATTCTGGCTGTGGCGCTGATCACGTCCAAGGGCGCGCATGGCGTGCCCGGTTCCGCCATCGTGATCCTGGCCGCCACGTTACAAGCGATTCCCGCCATCCCGGCCATAGGCCTGGTGCTGGTGCTGTCGGTGGACTGGTTCATGGGCATTGCCCGCGCGCTGGGCAATCTAGTCGGAAACTGCGTCGCTACCGTGGCCGTGGGCGCGTGGAACGGCGATATCGACCGCGAACAGGCGCACGCCGTCTTGAATGGCGACAGACCAGCCAACCTGGTGCCGCCTGCCCCCGAACCCGAGGCCGACGAGGTCATGGCCACCCCGGGCTATCAAGGCCGCGCCTGA
- a CDS encoding glutathione S-transferase family protein, with the protein MITLYSYPGLFGLEDNNPYGLKIYAFLKLCRLPFDHRHTIDVQSAPRGQLPYVQDADQAIGDSDAIIAYLKQRYELTIDSTLTPQQQSLDLLIRRTLDDLYWVMSYSRWRDDRYWPLFRKALLDTHPEVTPQQLEAARQYNFQRYHYQGIGRYAPEDAYARGVADLEVISRLIGDGGFLFGPNPGSVDAGIYGFLANIYHYAIDTPLKQFLVSQPGLVRHCNAVRAELG; encoded by the coding sequence ATGATCACGCTCTATTCCTACCCCGGGTTATTCGGCCTGGAAGACAACAACCCATACGGTCTGAAAATCTACGCCTTCCTGAAGCTGTGCCGGCTGCCATTCGATCATCGGCACACGATTGACGTGCAATCCGCGCCACGCGGCCAACTGCCCTATGTGCAGGATGCAGACCAGGCAATCGGCGACAGCGACGCCATCATTGCCTACCTGAAACAACGGTACGAACTGACCATCGACAGCACGCTGACTCCGCAGCAGCAGAGCCTGGACCTGCTGATCCGGCGCACTCTGGACGACCTGTACTGGGTAATGTCTTACTCACGCTGGCGCGATGACCGCTACTGGCCGCTCTTTCGCAAGGCGCTGCTGGATACCCATCCCGAGGTCACGCCCCAACAGCTGGAAGCGGCCCGGCAATACAATTTTCAGCGCTATCACTACCAGGGGATTGGCCGCTATGCGCCAGAAGATGCCTACGCGCGCGGGGTGGCAGACTTGGAAGTCATCTCTCGGCTGATCGGTGACGGGGGCTTTCTGTTTGGTCCCAACCCCGGCAGCGTCGATGCGGGTATTTACGGTTTCCTGGCCAATATCTATCACTACGCGATCGACACGCCGCTCAAACAATTCCTGGTGTCGCAACCGGGTTTGGTGCGCCACTGCAACGCGGTGCGCGCCGAGCTGGGCTGA
- a CDS encoding PIN domain-containing protein: MSGILRRLFLRLAEAGVFVPVWTDRIGEEWRRNASRIWDIPPEVMAEFWADMNARFPQANEADTQVYEASLRYSDPKDFHVIAAGLARRARCGLQLPPVVQIATWNLKDFNRSELRRQGLDVYNPDRMLVQWWQTNADRMREAIAQIPADYVALGREPEPLSTTLHRERLYGLKSLLARDAAQRDAA; the protein is encoded by the coding sequence ATGTCCGGTATTCTCCGCCGGCTGTTTCTGCGGCTTGCCGAAGCGGGCGTGTTCGTCCCGGTCTGGACCGACCGCATCGGAGAGGAATGGCGCCGCAACGCATCGCGCATCTGGGATATCCCGCCAGAAGTCATGGCCGAATTCTGGGCCGACATGAATGCGCGTTTTCCGCAGGCGAACGAGGCCGACACGCAGGTCTACGAAGCGTCGCTGCGCTACAGCGACCCAAAGGACTTCCATGTGATTGCGGCAGGTTTGGCGCGCCGGGCGCGTTGCGGCCTTCAGTTGCCGCCCGTGGTGCAGATCGCGACGTGGAATCTCAAGGATTTCAACCGCTCGGAATTGCGGCGTCAGGGGCTGGACGTCTACAACCCCGACCGCATGCTGGTGCAATGGTGGCAAACCAACGCCGATCGCATGCGCGAGGCCATTGCACAGATACCGGCAGACTATGTGGCGCTGGGCCGCGAGCCCGAACCGCTATCCACGACCTTGCATCGGGAACGCCTGTACGGCCTGAAAAGCCTGCTGGCCCGCGACGCCGCGCAACGCGACGCCGCCTGA
- a CDS encoding threonine ammonia-lyase: protein MIDIASIQTARENLRGQVLKTPFTLSRTLSDIFGAEIWLKFENLQFTASFKERGALNRMLTLSDTERAKGVIAVSAGNHAQGVAYHAQRMGVPAVIVMPRFTPTVKVANTRRFGAEVVLAGDTFDDAKAHGYELAQQRGLIMIHPYDDEAVISGQGTVALEMLEDQPQLDMLVIAIGGGGLISGISTAAKALKPSIEIVGVQTERFPSMYAAVKGVEMPQGQYTIAEGIAVKSPGALTQPIVTQLVDHIELVSESDIEHAIVVLLEIEKTVVEGAGAAGLAALLRAKEEGSDRFKGKRIGLVLTGGNIDPLMLGELIERGMVRAGRLARIRVDLRDLPGALAHATKLIADAQANITEVHHQRAFTSLPVRNVEVDFVLQTRGHEHILEVIDVLNAAGFAASNHDH, encoded by the coding sequence GTGATCGATATTGCCTCTATCCAGACCGCCCGCGAAAATTTGCGTGGCCAGGTGCTGAAGACCCCATTCACTTTGTCCCGCACGTTGTCGGATATTTTCGGCGCCGAGATCTGGCTGAAGTTCGAAAACCTGCAATTCACCGCATCGTTCAAGGAACGCGGGGCGCTGAACCGCATGCTGACCCTGTCCGATACCGAACGCGCCAAGGGCGTGATTGCGGTGTCGGCAGGCAACCATGCGCAAGGCGTGGCCTACCACGCGCAGCGCATGGGCGTGCCGGCGGTGATCGTCATGCCGCGCTTCACCCCCACCGTCAAGGTCGCCAACACGCGCCGGTTTGGCGCTGAGGTGGTGCTGGCGGGGGATACGTTTGATGACGCCAAGGCGCACGGCTACGAGCTGGCGCAACAGCGCGGCCTGATCATGATCCACCCCTATGACGACGAAGCCGTTATTTCGGGACAGGGCACCGTCGCGCTGGAAATGCTGGAAGACCAGCCGCAGCTCGACATGCTTGTCATCGCGATAGGCGGCGGCGGGCTGATCTCGGGGATTTCCACGGCGGCCAAGGCGCTGAAACCCAGCATTGAAATCGTGGGTGTGCAGACCGAGCGTTTCCCGTCCATGTATGCCGCGGTCAAGGGCGTGGAAATGCCGCAGGGGCAATACACCATTGCCGAGGGCATTGCCGTGAAGTCGCCCGGCGCGCTGACTCAGCCCATCGTCACCCAATTGGTCGACCATATTGAACTGGTCAGTGAAAGCGATATCGAGCACGCGATTGTGGTGCTGCTGGAAATTGAAAAAACCGTGGTGGAAGGCGCCGGGGCAGCCGGTCTGGCTGCGTTGCTGCGGGCCAAGGAAGAGGGCAGTGATCGCTTCAAGGGCAAGCGCATTGGCCTGGTGCTGACGGGCGGCAATATCGACCCCCTGATGCTGGGTGAATTGATCGAGCGCGGCATGGTGCGCGCCGGACGTCTGGCGCGTATCCGCGTGGATTTGCGCGACCTGCCGGGTGCGCTGGCTCACGCTACCAAACTGATCGCCGATGCCCAGGCCAACATCACGGAAGTGCATCACCAGCGCGCGTTCACGTCATTGCCGGTCCGCAATGTCGAGGTGGACTTCGTGCTGCAAACACGAGGACACGAGCACATCCTGGAAGTGATCGACGTGCTGAATGCCGCTGGGTTTGCCGCCAGCAATCATGATCACTAA
- the pnp gene encoding polyribonucleotide nucleotidyltransferase — protein sequence MFNKVTKSFQYGQHTVVLETGEIARQASGAVVVSIEDTVVLATVVASKKAKPGQTFFPLTVDYIEKTYAAGRIPGGFFKREGKPSEKETLTSRLIDRPLRPLFPEDFYNEVQVVIHTLSVNPEIDPDIAAMIGASAALAISGIPFNGPIGAARVGYIDGQYALNPTASQLKSSKLDLVVAGTENAVLMVESEAQQLSEEIMLGGVVFGHQQMQAVINAIHELVKDAGKPDWDWQAPAKNEALIAAVTSAAQEGLNAAYQIREKQARTAKLREVSSDVSAKLAAAAAEKGEALPDAVTVDNIMFSLESAIVRGQILNGEPRIDGRDTRTVRPISVRLGVLPRAHGSALFTRGETQALVIATLGTKQDEQIIDALMGEYRDRFMMHYNMPPFATGETGRIGVPKRREIGHGRLAKRSLIPLLPAPEDFQYTIRIVSEITESNGSSSMASVCGGSLAMMDAGVPVKDHVAGVAMGLILDGGKFAVLTDILGDEDHLGDMDFKVAGTENGVTALQMDIKIQGITKEIMQVALAQAREGRLHILTKMKEALDGSRGELSAFAPRMLTIKINPEKIRDVIGKGGATIRALTEETGTQIDISDDGTIVIASVDEAQAKEAQRRIVELTADVEVGQIYEGSVLRLLDFGAIVQVLPGRDGLLHISEIANYRIANINDVLKVGQQVRVKVIEADDKGRLRLSIKAIGGIEAQQPAAAPEAAPQSEPQAE from the coding sequence ATGTTCAACAAAGTGACAAAATCGTTCCAATACGGCCAGCACACGGTCGTTCTGGAAACTGGCGAGATCGCTCGTCAGGCCTCCGGCGCCGTTGTGGTGTCGATTGAGGACACCGTCGTCCTGGCCACCGTTGTGGCTTCCAAGAAGGCCAAGCCGGGTCAAACGTTTTTCCCGCTGACCGTCGACTACATCGAGAAGACCTACGCCGCCGGCCGTATTCCGGGCGGGTTCTTCAAGCGTGAAGGCAAGCCGTCCGAAAAGGAAACGCTGACCTCGCGCCTGATCGATCGTCCGCTGCGTCCGCTGTTCCCCGAAGACTTCTACAACGAAGTCCAAGTGGTCATCCACACGCTGTCGGTCAATCCTGAGATTGATCCCGACATCGCCGCCATGATCGGCGCCTCGGCCGCTCTGGCTATCTCGGGCATCCCGTTCAATGGCCCCATCGGCGCCGCTCGTGTGGGCTACATCGATGGCCAATACGCGCTGAACCCGACCGCCTCGCAACTGAAGTCGTCCAAGCTGGACCTGGTTGTGGCCGGTACGGAAAACGCCGTCCTGATGGTGGAATCGGAAGCCCAACAGCTGTCCGAAGAAATCATGCTGGGTGGTGTGGTTTTCGGTCACCAGCAAATGCAGGCTGTCATCAACGCCATTCACGAACTCGTGAAGGACGCTGGCAAGCCCGATTGGGACTGGCAAGCTCCGGCCAAGAACGAAGCCCTGATCGCCGCCGTGACCTCGGCTGCCCAGGAAGGCCTGAACGCCGCCTACCAGATTCGCGAAAAGCAAGCCCGTACCGCCAAGCTGCGCGAAGTGTCGTCCGACGTGTCGGCCAAGCTGGCTGCCGCCGCTGCTGAAAAGGGCGAAGCGCTGCCTGACGCCGTTACCGTCGACAACATCATGTTCTCGCTGGAATCGGCCATTGTCCGCGGTCAGATCCTGAACGGCGAACCGCGTATCGACGGTCGCGACACGCGCACCGTGCGCCCCATCAGTGTCCGTCTGGGCGTGTTGCCCCGCGCGCACGGCAGCGCACTGTTCACCCGTGGTGAAACGCAAGCACTGGTTATCGCTACGCTGGGCACCAAGCAAGACGAACAAATCATTGATGCGCTCATGGGCGAGTACCGTGACCGCTTCATGATGCACTACAACATGCCTCCGTTCGCCACCGGCGAAACGGGCCGCATTGGTGTGCCCAAGCGCCGCGAAATCGGCCACGGCCGTCTGGCCAAGCGCTCTCTGATCCCGCTGCTGCCGGCTCCTGAAGATTTCCAGTACACGATCCGTATCGTGTCGGAAATCACTGAGTCGAACGGCTCGTCGTCGATGGCTTCGGTCTGCGGCGGCTCGCTGGCAATGATGGACGCCGGCGTGCCGGTCAAGGATCACGTGGCGGGTGTGGCCATGGGTCTGATTCTGGACGGCGGCAAGTTCGCTGTGCTGACGGACATTCTGGGCGACGAAGATCACCTGGGCGATATGGACTTCAAGGTTGCGGGCACCGAAAACGGCGTCACCGCACTGCAGATGGACATCAAGATCCAGGGCATCACGAAGGAAATCATGCAAGTGGCGCTGGCGCAAGCCCGCGAAGGCCGCCTGCACATCCTGACGAAGATGAAGGAAGCCCTGGACGGTTCGCGTGGCGAGCTGTCGGCTTTCGCTCCGCGCATGCTGACCATCAAGATCAACCCCGAGAAGATCCGCGACGTGATCGGTAAGGGCGGCGCCACCATCCGCGCGCTGACCGAAGAAACCGGCACGCAGATCGATATCTCTGACGACGGCACGATCGTGATCGCCAGCGTCGACGAAGCGCAGGCCAAAGAAGCCCAGCGCCGCATCGTCGAACTGACCGCCGACGTCGAAGTGGGCCAGATCTACGAAGGCTCGGTCCTGCGTCTGCTGGACTTCGGCGCCATCGTGCAAGTGCTGCCGGGCCGTGACGGTCTGCTGCACATCTCGGAAATCGCCAACTACCGCATCGCGAACATCAACGATGTGCTGAAGGTCGGCCAGCAAGTCCGCGTCAAGGTCATCGAGGCCGACGACAAGGGCCGTCTGCGCCTGTCCATCAAGGCAATCGGCGGCATCGAAGCGCAGCAACCCGCTGCCGCTCCCGAAGCAGCCCCCCAGTCGGAACCGCAAGCTGAATAA
- the rpsO gene encoding 30S ribosomal protein S15, protein MSVADIKKSDIVAQFQRAQGDTGSPEVQVALLTARINELTGHFKEHMKDHHSRRGLLRMVSRRRKLLDYLKGRNPDSYRALIEKLGLRK, encoded by the coding sequence ATGTCTGTAGCTGACATCAAGAAATCCGATATCGTTGCGCAGTTCCAACGCGCTCAAGGCGATACCGGCTCCCCCGAAGTTCAGGTGGCTCTGCTCACCGCCCGTATCAACGAACTGACCGGTCACTTCAAAGAACACATGAAGGACCATCACTCGCGCCGCGGTCTGCTGCGTATGGTCAGCCGTCGCCGCAAGCTGCTCGACTATCTCAAGGGCCGCAATCCCGATTCGTACCGCGCACTGATCGAAAAACTCGGTCTGCGTAAGTGA
- the pssA gene encoding CDP-diacylglycerol--serine O-phosphatidyltransferase, producing the protein MPNFSMRDSENRHRSIYLLPNAFTTAALFAGFYAVVQAMNDRFEVAAIAIFVAMVLDGMDGRVARLTNTQSAFGEQYDSLSDMTSFGVAPALVMYEWILNDLGRWGWLAAFVYVAGAALRLARFNTNIAVVDKRYFQGLPSPAAAALVAGFVWLAVDNKLPIHDSLMAWVAFTLTMYAGITMVSNAPFFSGKSFALGRSVPFWGILLVVAVFVFVSSDPPVVLFGLFVLYGLSGWIMWAWRWNKARRLTQERRGHTS; encoded by the coding sequence ATGCCCAATTTTTCCATGCGCGATTCCGAGAACCGCCACCGAAGCATCTACCTGCTTCCCAACGCATTCACCACCGCAGCGTTATTCGCGGGGTTCTATGCCGTTGTGCAAGCCATGAACGACCGCTTCGAAGTCGCCGCCATCGCCATTTTTGTGGCCATGGTGCTGGACGGCATGGACGGGCGAGTGGCCCGGCTGACCAATACGCAGTCCGCTTTCGGCGAGCAATATGACTCGCTGTCTGACATGACCTCGTTCGGCGTTGCGCCTGCGCTGGTCATGTACGAGTGGATCTTGAATGACTTGGGCCGCTGGGGCTGGCTTGCCGCTTTTGTCTATGTGGCTGGCGCCGCGTTGCGCCTGGCGCGCTTCAATACCAATATCGCTGTCGTCGACAAACGTTACTTCCAGGGCTTGCCCAGCCCGGCTGCCGCAGCACTGGTCGCCGGATTTGTCTGGCTGGCGGTGGATAACAAGCTGCCCATCCATGACAGCCTGATGGCGTGGGTGGCGTTCACGCTGACCATGTACGCGGGCATCACCATGGTGTCGAATGCGCCGTTCTTCAGCGGTAAGAGCTTTGCCTTGGGCCGCAGCGTGCCGTTCTGGGGCATTTTGCTGGTGGTCGCGGTGTTTGTGTTTGTCTCCAGCGATCCTCCAGTCGTGCTGTTTGGCCTGTTCGTGCTGTATGGCTTGTCGGGCTGGATCATGTGGGCCTGGCGCTGGAACAAGGCGCGCCGCCTGACGCAAGAGCGGCGCGGCCACACGTCCTGA
- the ilvC gene encoding ketol-acid reductoisomerase, giving the protein MKVFYDKDCDLSLIKGKTVAIIGYGSQGHAHALNLHESGVKVIVGLRKNGASWNKAANAGLEVKEVADAVKSADIVMMLLPDENIASVYNNEVHGNIKAGAALAFAHGFNVHYGQVVPREDIDVIMIAPKAPGHTVRNTYKQGGGVPHLVAVYQDKSGAARDVALSYASANGGGRAGIIETNFREETETDLFGEQAVLCGGTVELIKAGFDTLVDAGYAPEMAYFECLHELKLIVDLIYEGGIANMNYSISNNAEFGEYETGPKIVTEETRKAMRQCLTDIQTGEYAKKFILENTAGAPTLTSRRRINAESQIEQVGGKLRAMMPWIAANKLVDKSKN; this is encoded by the coding sequence ATGAAAGTTTTCTACGACAAAGACTGCGATCTGTCCCTCATCAAAGGCAAGACCGTTGCCATCATCGGCTACGGTTCGCAAGGTCACGCCCACGCGCTGAACCTGCATGAGTCGGGTGTGAAGGTCATCGTTGGCCTGCGCAAGAATGGCGCATCGTGGAACAAGGCCGCCAACGCCGGCCTGGAAGTCAAGGAAGTGGCTGATGCCGTCAAGTCCGCCGACATCGTCATGATGTTGCTGCCCGACGAAAACATCGCTTCGGTCTACAACAACGAAGTGCACGGCAACATCAAGGCCGGCGCTGCTTTGGCTTTCGCCCACGGCTTCAACGTCCACTACGGCCAGGTCGTGCCGCGTGAAGACATCGACGTCATCATGATCGCCCCGAAGGCCCCGGGCCACACGGTGCGCAACACGTACAAGCAAGGTGGCGGCGTGCCCCACCTGGTGGCCGTGTACCAAGACAAGTCGGGCGCCGCGCGTGACGTGGCTCTGTCGTACGCCAGCGCCAACGGCGGCGGCCGTGCCGGCATCATCGAAACCAACTTCCGCGAAGAAACGGAAACCGACCTGTTCGGCGAACAAGCCGTGCTGTGCGGCGGTACCGTTGAACTGATCAAGGCTGGTTTCGACACGCTGGTTGACGCCGGCTACGCGCCCGAAATGGCGTACTTCGAATGCCTGCACGAACTGAAGCTGATCGTCGACCTGATCTATGAAGGCGGCATCGCCAACATGAACTACTCGATCTCGAACAACGCTGAGTTCGGCGAGTACGAAACGGGCCCGAAGATCGTTACCGAAGAAACCCGCAAGGCCATGCGCCAGTGCCTGACGGACATCCAGACCGGCGAATACGCCAAGAAGTTCATCCTGGAAAACACCGCCGGCGCTCCGACCCTGACCTCGCGCCGCCGCATCAATGCGGAATCGCAGATCGAGCAAGTGGGCGGCAAGCTGCGCGCCATGATGCCTTGGATCGCCGCCAACAAGCTGGTGGACAAGTCGAAGAACTGA
- the ilvN gene encoding acetolactate synthase small subunit, producing MKHVISVLLENEPGALSRVVGLFSARGYNIETLTVAPTEDSTLSRMTIVTTGSDDVIEQITKHLNRLVDVVKVVDLTEGAHIERELMLVKVRAVGKEREEMKRMADIFRGRIIDVTDKSYTIELTGVQEKVQAFLEALDRSAILETVRTGVSGIGRGERILKI from the coding sequence ATGAAGCACGTGATTTCCGTCCTCCTCGAAAACGAACCCGGCGCGCTGTCGCGCGTGGTGGGGCTGTTTTCCGCGCGGGGCTACAACATCGAAACCCTGACCGTGGCGCCCACCGAGGACTCCACGCTGTCGCGCATGACTATCGTGACGACCGGTTCCGATGACGTCATCGAACAGATCACCAAGCATCTGAACCGCCTGGTGGATGTCGTTAAAGTGGTGGACCTGACCGAAGGCGCCCACATCGAGCGCGAGCTGATGCTCGTGAAGGTGCGCGCCGTTGGCAAGGAACGCGAAGAGATGAAGCGCATGGCCGATATTTTCCGCGGCCGCATCATCGACGTGACCGACAAGTCCTACACCATCGAATTGACTGGGGTGCAGGAAAAAGTACAGGCCTTCCTGGAGGCCCTGGACCGCAGTGCCATCCTTGAAACCGTACGCACCGGCGTGTCCGGCATCGGACGCGGTGAACGGATTTTGAAGATTTGA
- a CDS encoding acetolactate synthase 3 catalytic subunit, translating to MRASSSQGCRAGTERKYNMEMNGADIVVRCLADEGVEHVFGYPGGAVLYIYDAIFKQDKFQHILVRHEQAAVHAADAYSRSSQKVGVCLVTSGPGVTNAITGIATAYMDSIPMVIISGQVPSAAIGEDAFQECDTVGITRPCVKHNFLVRDVKDLAETMRRAFYIARTGRPGPVLVDIPKDITFAQCKYTPPKGEITMRSYAPVNKGHQGQIKKAVQMLLAAERPMIYTGGGVILSNAAPELNKLVSQLGAPCTSTLMGLGGYPASSGQFVGMPGMHGTYEANMAMQHCDVLLAIGARFDDRVIGNPKHFAQNARKIIHIDIDPSSISKRVRVDVPIVGNVKDVLTDLSAQYDIAAAEHKPASITKWWEQVETWRGKECLKFANSDEVIKPQYVVEKLWEVTGGDAFVTSDVGQHQMWAAQYYKFDKPRRWINSGGLGTMGVGLPYAMGVQMANPGHDVAVITGEASIQMNIQELSTCHQYRLTPKIVCLNNRFLGMVRQWQQIDYGSRYSESYMDSLPDFVKVAEAYGHVGLRIERPADVEPALREAFGKHKERLVFMDFITDRTENVWPMVKAGRGLTEMLLGSEDL from the coding sequence ATCCGGGCGAGCAGCAGTCAGGGTTGCAGGGCCGGTACTGAAAGGAAATACAACATGGAAATGAATGGCGCCGATATCGTCGTGCGCTGCTTGGCCGATGAAGGCGTGGAACACGTTTTCGGCTATCCCGGCGGCGCAGTGCTTTACATCTACGACGCGATCTTCAAGCAAGACAAATTTCAGCATATTCTGGTTCGTCACGAGCAAGCTGCCGTGCACGCCGCCGATGCCTATTCGCGCTCGTCGCAAAAGGTTGGCGTCTGCCTGGTAACCAGCGGCCCGGGCGTGACCAATGCCATCACCGGCATTGCCACTGCCTATATGGACTCCATCCCGATGGTCATCATCAGCGGGCAGGTGCCCTCTGCGGCCATTGGCGAAGACGCCTTCCAGGAATGCGACACCGTCGGCATCACGCGTCCCTGCGTCAAGCACAACTTTTTGGTGCGTGACGTCAAAGACCTGGCCGAAACCATGCGCCGCGCGTTCTACATTGCGCGCACGGGCCGTCCCGGCCCGGTGCTGGTCGATATCCCCAAAGACATCACCTTTGCGCAGTGCAAGTACACGCCGCCCAAGGGCGAGATCACGATGCGTTCCTACGCGCCCGTCAACAAGGGCCACCAGGGACAAATCAAGAAAGCCGTGCAGATGCTGCTGGCCGCCGAGCGGCCGATGATCTACACGGGCGGCGGGGTCATTCTGTCGAACGCCGCGCCCGAGCTGAACAAGCTTGTGTCGCAACTGGGCGCGCCTTGCACCAGCACCCTGATGGGCCTGGGCGGCTACCCCGCCAGCAGCGGCCAGTTCGTCGGCATGCCGGGTATGCACGGTACGTACGAAGCCAATATGGCAATGCAGCATTGCGACGTGCTGCTGGCCATTGGCGCTCGTTTCGATGACCGCGTGATCGGCAACCCCAAGCACTTTGCGCAGAATGCCCGCAAGATCATCCATATCGATATCGATCCGTCGTCGATCTCCAAGCGCGTGCGCGTGGACGTCCCGATTGTCGGTAACGTCAAGGACGTCCTGACCGACCTTAGCGCGCAATACGACATTGCCGCCGCCGAACACAAGCCGGCTTCCATCACCAAGTGGTGGGAGCAGGTTGAGACCTGGCGCGGCAAGGAATGCCTGAAGTTCGCCAATTCGGACGAAGTCATCAAGCCGCAGTACGTGGTGGAAAAGCTCTGGGAAGTGACGGGCGGCGACGCTTTCGTGACGTCCGACGTGGGCCAGCACCAGATGTGGGCGGCACAGTATTACAAGTTCGACAAGCCGCGCCGCTGGATCAACTCCGGCGGCCTGGGCACCATGGGTGTGGGGCTGCCGTACGCGATGGGCGTGCAGATGGCCAACCCTGGACATGATGTGGCCGTTATCACCGGCGAAGCATCCATCCAGATGAACATCCAGGAACTGTCGACCTGCCACCAGTACCGCCTGACGCCCAAGATCGTCTGCCTGAACAACCGTTTCCTGGGCATGGTCCGGCAATGGCAGCAGATTGATTACGGCTCGCGCTATTCCGAGTCCTATATGGATTCGTTGCCCGACTTCGTCAAGGTGGCCGAGGCCTACGGCCACGTGGGTCTGCGCATCGAGCGCCCGGCGGATGTCGAGCCCGCGCTGCGCGAAGCCTTTGGCAAGCACAAGGAACGCCTGGTCTTTATGGACTTCATCACCGATCGCACTGAAAACGTGTGGCCGATGGTCAAGGCCGGCCGCGGGCTGACCGAAATGCTGCTTGGCTCTGAAGACCTGTAA